From one Triticum aestivum cultivar Chinese Spring chromosome 4B, IWGSC CS RefSeq v2.1, whole genome shotgun sequence genomic stretch:
- the LOC123089972 gene encoding B3 domain-containing protein_Os12g40080, whose translation MDPELRAYLDNMNSNTIDHANKQDNIYASTFKAPDMQMARIDSLVAWKPELKACFAKLDLPVPLLQVASRAATLNMGGVPHNPSPLLAQKAASTGLPSPTFLGPTPTAGGGSHPTHCLPAISFLVVRLSSSPLQAYAGDMYALQFMEMNPQTDHENGDQGQVVDTGYCEMNEDCENCAFWRDHYYWDHMGDEKKQFSAVAKGDFKNSIRIPRELSTHLRSRISDTIKLSAPNGRAYDVVVTWEFGELVIRSGWDAFVTAHHIEENDTFLFIYHGNSNFEIHIFNSHGCEKMASCFQSPSEIFGIFPPSEPCDHHVLNGQAAPNPRHVQTQVEFDYTMSTGCHLTKSQDEKVVEIARKIRSEIPLYVAIMKKLNVNVKDCSINIPLRLVRHLKEEAGSAIIKLEAPDGNIYNVRASKHSEDQVVLQSDWDAFVAANHIQLNDLLIFHSKGKTRLKVLALDPSGCEKNSSCFDTKNFSKAGEGSVWITDARPCTVEIIDLTSSDDDHTEREDAGRSSRRRKQVPGSHAKARKMALASSPSTKSGSDTHKLKHPISNNDNLQEPSRLPYILARGITLTGPVEKKVQEKVQAIGSELPIYVAVMTKSCVCGHPLSLEFCKEYASTLPSRDQTLILELEDKEWHTALHVNGSRKIIYGGWSKFASDNNLQLGDICLFKMAERRTRGLAMRVHIICKSGVFL comes from the exons ATGGACCCCGAGCTTCGTGCCTACCTTGACAATATGAACTCCAACACGATCGACCACGCTAACAAGCAGGACAACATCTACGCTTCCACTTTCAAGGCGCCTGACATGCAGATGGCCCGGATCGACTCCCTTGTCGCATGGAAACCAGAGCTCAAAGCGTGCTTCGCCAAGCTAGATCTCCCGGTCCCTCTGTTGCAGGTGGCATCCCGTGCAGCCACACTGAATATGGGTGGAGTGCCTCACAATCCATCACCCCTCTTAGCACAAAAGGCAGCCTCCACAG GGTTGCCGTCGCCCACGTTCCTCGGCCCGACGCCGACGGCCGGCGGCGGCTCTCACCCTACGCATTGCCTCCCAGCGATCTCCTTCCTCGTCGTGCGCCTGTCTTCCTCGCCCCTCCAG GCCTATGCTGGTGACATGTATGCGTTGCAATTCATGGAGATGAACCCCCAGACCGACCATGAAAATGGCGATCAGGGTCAAGTCGTCGATACTG GGTACTGCGAGATGAACGAGGATTGTGAGAACTGTGCTTTCTGGAGGGATCATTACTACTGGGATCACATGGGTGACGAGAAGAAGCAATTTTCTGCTGTAGCCAAGGGTGATTTCAAGAACAGCATC CGTATACCACGGGAACTTTCAACCCATTTGAGGAGTAGGATCTCTGACACCATTAAACTCAGCGCTCCTAATGGCAGGGCATATGATGTTGTGGTGACCTGGGAATTCGGCGAGCTAGTTATTCGGTCTGGCTGGGATGCATTTGTTACTGCGCACCATATAGAAGAAAATGACACATTCTTGTTCATCTACCATGGGAATTCCAACTTTGAGATTCATATATTTAATTCACACGGTTGTGAGAAGATGGCTTCCTGCTTTCAATCACCTTCAGAGATCTTTGGAATCTTTCCTCCCAGTGAGCCTTGTGATCATCATGTGCTGAATG GACAAGCTGCGCCTAATCCAAGACATGTTCAGACGCAAGTTGAGTTTGACTATACCATGTCAACTGGATGCCATCTAACCAAATCACAAGATGAGAAAGTTGTAGAAATAGCCCGCAAAATAAGGTCTGAGATTCCTTTGTATGTGGCAATCATGAAGAAACTTAATGTCAACGTGAAGGACTGCTCTATC AACATACCATTGAGGCTTGTGAGACATTTAAAAGAGGAGGCAGGTAGTGCTATTATCAAACTAGAAGCCCCTGATGGTAACATATACAATGTTCGAGCTAGCAAGCACAGCGAGGATCAAGTTGTCCTCCAATCTGATTGGGATGCTTTTGTAGCTGCTAATCACATACAGTtgaatgacctcctcattttccaTAGCAAGGGAAAAACTCGTCTCAAAGTTCTCGCACTGGACCCAAGTGGCTGTGAGAAAAACTCGTCATGCTTTGACACAAAAAATTTCTCCAAGGCTGGTGAAGGTTCAGTTTGGATTACTGATGCACGCCCTTGTACAGTTGAGATTATTGATCTGACCAGCTCTGACGATGATCACACTGAGAGAGAAGATGCTGGAAGATCATCTCGGAGGCGGAAGCAGGTACCGGGTTCTCATGCAAAAGCTCGGAAGATGGCTTTAGCGTCATCCCCATCCACAAAATCAG GATCTGATACCCACAAGCTGAAACATCCCATCTCCAACAATGACAATCTTCAGGAGCCTTCCAGGCTTCCCTATATTTTAGCCAGAGGGATAACTCTAACTGGGCCTGTGGAGAAGAAAGTTCAGGAGAAAGTCCAAGCAATTGGATCTGAACTTCCTATCTATGTGGCAGTGATGACCAAAAGCTGTGTTTGTGGCCACCCCCTTTCTCTG GAATTCTGCAAGGAATATGCTTCGACTCTTCCAAGCAGAGATCAAACTCTCATACTTGAGCTGGAGGACAAGGAGTGGCACACGGCATTACACGTCAATGGAAGTAGGAAAATCATTTACGGAGGCTGGTCAAAGTTCGCCTCTGACAATAACCTGCAGCTGGGAGACATCTGCCTCTTCAAAATGGCAGAGCGCCGCACGAGAGGCCTTGCGATGAGGGTCCATATCATTTGCAAATCGGGCGTATTTCTGTAG